Proteins encoded together in one Thermococcus gammatolerans EJ3 window:
- a CDS encoding AAA family ATPase: MLFDPRPKSKREEIFDREKELNSLLGGIEEYPITVLIGIRRVGKSSLLRVALNEFNGLGLYLDARRLYAAGGGAISPAVLVDEIRKILLGKGRFGFLSGIKLESVNLAGVKIAPKEMTIIDVFELLNGLGERFGRVVLAFDEAQYLRFYGPRGGKDLLAGIAYAYDSLPDLGFVFTGSEVGLLHDFIGIDDYSSPLFGRVYEEVEVRPFQRGVSEAFLRAGFEEVGLKVPDEEIKRAVDGLDGIPGWLVEFGFNYWKSGSFERAMERTVERARVMIREELLELEKRSPRYALILRAIAIGLTRWRDIKDYVEAKGGPITNARLSALLKNLEKMGWVRKESGEYRIIDPLVEKILKS, encoded by the coding sequence ATGCTGTTTGACCCGAGGCCGAAGAGCAAGAGGGAGGAAATCTTCGACAGGGAGAAGGAGTTGAACTCCTTACTTGGGGGAATCGAGGAGTATCCAATAACCGTTCTCATAGGAATCAGGAGAGTAGGAAAGAGCTCTCTCTTAAGGGTAGCCCTGAATGAGTTCAACGGTCTTGGCCTTTACCTCGATGCAAGGAGGCTCTACGCCGCGGGAGGTGGGGCAATAAGTCCCGCCGTCCTTGTGGACGAGATCAGAAAGATACTCCTCGGAAAGGGCAGGTTTGGCTTTCTGAGCGGGATAAAGCTGGAGAGCGTTAATCTGGCGGGAGTAAAAATCGCACCAAAGGAAATGACCATAATAGACGTCTTTGAACTCCTGAACGGCCTTGGGGAGAGGTTTGGGAGGGTCGTCTTGGCTTTCGACGAGGCCCAGTACCTTCGCTTCTACGGGCCGAGAGGCGGAAAAGACCTCTTAGCTGGAATAGCCTACGCCTATGACTCCCTCCCGGACCTCGGCTTCGTGTTCACGGGTTCAGAGGTCGGCCTCCTCCACGATTTCATCGGTATCGACGACTACTCAAGTCCACTCTTCGGCAGGGTCTACGAGGAAGTTGAAGTTAGGCCGTTCCAGAGAGGGGTCTCGGAGGCTTTCCTGCGGGCGGGGTTTGAGGAGGTAGGCTTGAAAGTTCCGGACGAGGAAATAAAGAGAGCTGTCGATGGGCTCGACGGCATTCCTGGCTGGCTCGTGGAGTTTGGGTTTAACTACTGGAAGAGCGGAAGTTTTGAGAGAGCTATGGAGAGAACCGTCGAGAGGGCCAGGGTGATGATACGGGAGGAGCTTCTTGAGCTTGAAAAGCGCTCTCCAAGGTACGCCCTAATCCTCAGGGCGATAGCGATAGGGCTCACGCGCTGGAGGGACATCAAGGACTACGTGGAGGCTAAAGGCGGGCCCATAACGAACGCGAGACTGTCCGCGCTCCTGAAGAACCTTGAGAAGATGGGCTGGGTGAGGAAAGAAAGCGGGGAGTACCGGATAATAGACCCTCTCGTGGAGAAAATATTGAAAAGCTAA
- a CDS encoding arginine--tRNA ligase has product MVYKEIRERARLSLKKALDEMLTEAGKKWEGEITFDDTPSLELGDFGTAVAFQLARVFRKAPKLIAEELVERIEKPEGIVEVKAVNGYINFYVDYSYFGRELVREILGKGEAYGESELGKGRKVIVEHTSVNPTKPLHMGHARNAVLGDTMARIMRRLGYKVEVQNYIDDLGVQFAQVLWGYLNMKEEFERIEAELREKGLKEDFIDHVMGLLYVEVNKRIEENPEVDKEVRELMKKLEEGNNEIAEIGRKLAERVVKAQMLTTYRMGIAYDLLSWESDIMRSGIFEEAYRLIEANENFFWGREGKYKGAFVMDLRKLFPDMKNPFLVLKRSDGTATYTGKDIAYHLWKFGKVKADMLYKLWDKRENHETWTTAPDGEEMPGRFGRGDIVINVIGAEQRHPQMAIKYALQLLGFEDSAENFHHLAYEHVVRPEGKFSGRKGTWVGFTVDEVLNEAVQRARELVEQKNPNLSEEEKDEIAEAVGVGAVRFNLVKYSPDKIITFRWDDVLNFEGESAPYIQYAHARCASILRKARESGVETEWEKLLEKADFSKLTLREKELIKLLAKFPEVIESAGRDIKPHLVPAYLNELASLFNKFYMDHPVLKAEDGIREERLLLVLAVKQVLRNGLELLGIEAPEKM; this is encoded by the coding sequence ATGGTCTATAAAGAGATACGGGAGAGGGCGAGGCTTTCTCTGAAGAAGGCACTCGACGAGATGCTCACCGAGGCAGGAAAGAAGTGGGAAGGAGAGATAACCTTCGACGACACACCGAGCCTCGAGCTCGGCGACTTTGGCACGGCTGTGGCGTTTCAACTCGCGAGGGTCTTCAGGAAGGCCCCGAAGCTCATAGCGGAAGAGCTCGTCGAGCGGATTGAGAAGCCCGAGGGCATAGTCGAGGTTAAGGCGGTCAACGGCTACATCAACTTCTACGTTGACTACTCCTACTTCGGACGCGAGCTGGTCAGGGAAATCCTTGGCAAAGGCGAAGCCTACGGCGAGAGCGAGCTTGGAAAGGGCAGGAAGGTCATCGTCGAGCACACCTCGGTCAATCCCACGAAGCCACTCCACATGGGGCACGCGAGGAACGCGGTTTTGGGCGACACGATGGCGAGGATTATGCGCAGGCTCGGCTACAAGGTTGAAGTTCAGAACTACATAGACGACCTTGGAGTGCAGTTCGCCCAGGTTCTCTGGGGCTACCTCAACATGAAAGAGGAGTTCGAGAGGATTGAGGCAGAGCTGAGGGAGAAGGGCCTGAAGGAGGACTTCATAGACCACGTAATGGGCCTGCTCTACGTCGAGGTTAACAAGCGCATCGAGGAGAACCCCGAGGTCGATAAAGAGGTTCGCGAGCTCATGAAAAAGCTCGAAGAGGGAAACAACGAGATAGCCGAAATCGGCAGGAAGCTGGCGGAGCGCGTTGTCAAGGCCCAGATGCTAACTACATACCGCATGGGCATAGCCTACGACCTGCTCAGCTGGGAGAGCGACATAATGAGGAGCGGAATCTTCGAGGAGGCCTACAGGCTCATCGAGGCCAACGAGAACTTCTTCTGGGGGAGGGAGGGCAAGTACAAGGGCGCTTTTGTGATGGATTTGAGGAAGCTCTTCCCGGACATGAAGAACCCGTTTTTGGTTCTCAAAAGGAGCGACGGAACAGCAACTTACACGGGCAAGGACATAGCGTATCACCTCTGGAAGTTCGGCAAGGTGAAGGCCGACATGCTCTACAAGCTCTGGGATAAGAGGGAGAACCACGAGACCTGGACGACTGCCCCTGATGGCGAGGAGATGCCCGGCAGGTTCGGCAGAGGGGACATAGTGATAAACGTCATCGGAGCGGAGCAGAGACACCCACAGATGGCGATAAAGTACGCACTCCAGCTCCTCGGCTTTGAGGACTCGGCTGAGAACTTCCACCACCTGGCTTACGAGCACGTTGTGAGGCCTGAAGGCAAGTTCTCGGGCAGGAAGGGAACCTGGGTCGGCTTCACCGTTGATGAAGTTCTCAACGAAGCCGTCCAGAGGGCGAGGGAGCTGGTCGAGCAGAAGAACCCGAACCTGAGCGAGGAGGAGAAGGACGAGATAGCCGAAGCCGTTGGAGTTGGCGCGGTTCGCTTCAACCTCGTCAAGTACAGCCCCGACAAGATAATAACCTTCCGCTGGGACGACGTTCTCAACTTTGAAGGGGAGAGCGCACCCTACATCCAGTACGCACACGCGCGCTGTGCCTCAATCCTGCGGAAGGCGAGGGAAAGCGGAGTCGAGACCGAATGGGAAAAGCTTCTTGAGAAGGCCGACTTCTCGAAGCTCACCCTACGCGAAAAGGAGCTCATCAAGCTTCTTGCCAAGTTCCCTGAGGTAATAGAGAGCGCGGGCAGGGACATCAAGCCCCACCTGGTTCCAGCGTACCTCAACGAGCTCGCTTCGCTCTTCAACAAGTTCTACATGGATCATCCGGTGCTCAAGGCAGAGGACGGAATCAGGGAAGAGAGGTTACTCCTCGTTTTAGCTGTGAAGCAGGTTCTCAGGAACGGGCTGGAGCTGCTCGGCATAGAGGCGCCGGAGAAGATGTGA
- a CDS encoding lipoate protein ligase C-terminal domain-containing protein, which yields MKHHVGEHKAKKGLIRIEFDERDGIAEHVKITGDFFMHPEEAVHDLEKKLEGHKIEELESLIDEFFAMRLDVEMPYVNVEDFKIALKKALEG from the coding sequence ATGAAGCATCACGTCGGTGAGCACAAAGCGAAAAAGGGCCTCATAAGGATTGAGTTCGACGAGAGGGACGGCATAGCCGAGCACGTTAAGATTACGGGAGATTTCTTCATGCACCCTGAGGAGGCAGTCCACGACCTCGAGAAGAAGCTGGAAGGACATAAAATCGAGGAGCTTGAAAGCCTGATTGACGAGTTCTTCGCGATGCGCCTCGATGTCGAGATGCCGTACGTGAACGTCGAGGACTTCAAGATTGCCCTCAAGAAGGCCCTGGAGGGGTGA